In the genome of Agromyces sp. Leaf222, one region contains:
- a CDS encoding DHA2 family efflux MFS transporter permease subunit yields the protein MNQTSKPWPALWALVIGFFMILVDTTIVSIANPAILADLDTDLTAVIWVTSAYLLAYAVPLLITGRLGDRFGPKRVYLVGLVVFTLASLWCGLSGDIETLIAARAVQGLGAALMTPQTMAVIARIFPPNQRGAAMGLWGSVAGVATLVGPILGGVLVDSLGWEWVFFVNVPVGIVAFVAAWRLVPDLETHGHRFDWLGVVLSAVGMFLVVFGIQEGATYDWGTITGPITVWGVIVTGLVVLVGFVVWQAFNKAEPLLPLGLFRDRNFALSNVAISLVGLALTAMPLPLAYYFQVARGLTPTQAALMFVPMAVVSGVLSPLVGRFSDRVDPKWVALVGLSTAALALGGYVALLGPDVPYWLLLFPSAVLGVGISGVFAPLASTATRNLPRAQAGAGSGVYTMTRQVGSVLGSAAVAALMSYSLAANLPGGAAEQARPGEGGALPPELVAGFSAAMAQSLWLAVGGFALCAVVVAFFAKPKVTVGWGEAPASATGAAAPATAASSTSAGER from the coding sequence ATGAACCAGACCTCCAAGCCGTGGCCCGCCCTCTGGGCGCTCGTCATCGGGTTCTTCATGATCCTCGTCGACACGACGATCGTGTCGATCGCGAACCCGGCGATCCTCGCCGATCTCGACACCGACCTCACGGCGGTGATCTGGGTGACGAGCGCCTACCTGCTGGCCTACGCGGTGCCGCTGCTCATCACGGGCCGGCTCGGCGACCGCTTCGGCCCGAAGCGGGTCTACCTGGTCGGGCTCGTGGTGTTCACGCTCGCGTCGCTCTGGTGCGGGCTGTCGGGCGACATCGAGACGCTGATCGCCGCTCGTGCGGTGCAGGGCCTCGGCGCCGCGCTGATGACCCCGCAGACGATGGCCGTGATCGCCCGCATCTTCCCGCCGAACCAGCGGGGCGCGGCGATGGGCCTCTGGGGTTCGGTGGCGGGCGTCGCCACGCTCGTCGGACCGATCCTCGGCGGCGTGCTCGTGGACTCGCTCGGCTGGGAGTGGGTGTTCTTCGTGAACGTGCCGGTCGGCATCGTCGCGTTCGTCGCGGCGTGGCGGCTCGTGCCGGACCTCGAGACGCACGGCCACCGCTTCGACTGGCTCGGCGTCGTGCTGAGCGCGGTCGGCATGTTCCTCGTCGTGTTCGGCATCCAGGAGGGCGCGACCTACGACTGGGGCACGATCACCGGCCCGATCACGGTGTGGGGCGTCATCGTCACGGGACTCGTCGTGCTGGTCGGCTTCGTCGTCTGGCAGGCGTTCAACAAGGCCGAGCCGCTGCTGCCGCTCGGGCTGTTCCGCGACCGCAACTTCGCGCTCTCGAACGTCGCGATCTCGCTGGTGGGCCTCGCGCTGACGGCCATGCCGCTGCCGCTCGCGTACTACTTCCAGGTGGCGCGCGGGTTGACGCCGACCCAGGCGGCCCTCATGTTCGTGCCGATGGCCGTGGTCTCCGGCGTGCTCTCGCCGCTCGTCGGGCGGTTCAGCGACCGCGTCGATCCGAAGTGGGTCGCGCTCGTCGGGCTGTCGACGGCGGCGCTCGCGCTCGGCGGCTACGTCGCGCTCCTCGGGCCGGATGTCCCGTACTGGCTGCTGCTGTTCCCCTCGGCAGTGCTCGGGGTCGGCATCTCGGGCGTCTTCGCCCCGCTCGCGTCGACCGCGACCCGCAACCTCCCGCGGGCCCAGGCCGGTGCCGGATCGGGCGTCTACACGATGACCAGGCAGGTCGGATCGGTGCTCGGCTCCGCGGCGGTCGCCGCGCTGATGAGCTACAGCCTCGCCGCGAACCTGCCCGGCGGGGCCGCCGAACAGGCGCGGCCCGGCGAGGGCGGCGCGCTGCCGCCCGAGCTCGTCGCCGGGTTCTCGGCCGCGATGGCGCAGTCGTTGTGGCTCGCCGTCGGCGGGTTCGCCCTCTGCGCCGTCGTGGTGGCGTTCTTCGCGAAGCCGAAGGTCACCGTCGGCTGGGGCGAGGCCCCGGCATCCGCCACCGGGGCGGCAGCGCCCGCCACCGCGGCGTCGTCGACCTCGGCCGGCGAACGCTGA